In Novosphingobium aureum, a genomic segment contains:
- a CDS encoding VirB4 family type IV secretion/conjugal transfer ATPase encodes MTRFALKHKQVVLREEDDIKFIPYTRHVNDTVVALADGSLMRMYRVDGRPFETCDIADLNTWHNKLNIAWRTIGDDRVAVWTHLVRTATNPELDGEFQSAFARDLQARYSERLKEKVLYHNEFYVTIVVRPSNMAGDQLTRLFGKTDASHAADDRALAIMADKCRDFESMLADTNPVPLSLYERGGVLFSQPMEVLHFIQTGDRIRIPLVHGRLGQAIYNSRIIFGREAAEIRLPDRSHYLGMFGVREYVANTRSGQFNSLLTLDFPYVLTQSFAPLVKSVAAERFQKKYKQMVSSDDAGVSQAEELLDGVDDLMSNRFVMGEHHLSIAVIDDDRKRLLERLSIARAAAADTGMVMAREDVALEAAFWAQLPGNFKMRARPAVINSRNFAAMSPFHTFPAGRKSGNHWGEAVTLLKTRAGSSFWFNFHRADIGHTLIIGPTGGGKTVLQNFLLAQLEKTGAKQIFFDKDRGAEIFVRACGGTYLALRNGEPTGFAPLKGLEPTHDNMAFLRQFIRVLVRRENQPLTVTQERTIDEGLDAVMRLPALQRSMSALREMLGYADAEGIGARLERWCQGGALGWAFDGPADEVSMAARFVGFDMTDFLENPEIRTPMMLYLFHRVDELLNGQRVVVDIDEFWKALQDDAFKSFAQDGLKTFRKRNAFMVFGTQSPADALRSSIAHSIIEQTATKILLPNSDAKRSDYCEGLGLTEAEFRLIKEDLTPESRCFLIKQGHTSIVAKLDLNGMLDELSVLSGRAETLEVMEAAIAQAGTNPAAWLPLFYANERRS; translated from the coding sequence ATGACTAGGTTCGCCCTCAAGCACAAACAGGTCGTGCTGCGCGAAGAGGATGACATCAAGTTCATCCCCTATACCCGGCACGTCAACGACACCGTGGTTGCGCTGGCTGACGGCTCGCTCATGCGCATGTACCGGGTCGATGGGCGCCCGTTCGAAACCTGCGATATTGCCGACCTCAACACCTGGCACAACAAGCTCAATATTGCCTGGCGCACGATCGGCGACGACCGCGTGGCCGTGTGGACGCACCTGGTCCGCACCGCCACCAATCCCGAGCTGGACGGCGAGTTTCAGTCCGCCTTCGCGCGCGATCTGCAGGCGAGGTATTCCGAGCGCCTCAAGGAAAAGGTGCTCTACCACAACGAGTTCTATGTCACGATCGTGGTGCGCCCCTCGAACATGGCGGGCGACCAGCTCACCCGCTTGTTCGGCAAGACGGATGCCAGCCACGCCGCCGACGATCGCGCCCTGGCGATCATGGCCGACAAGTGCCGCGACTTCGAGAGCATGCTGGCCGACACCAACCCGGTGCCGCTCTCGCTCTACGAACGTGGCGGCGTGCTGTTCTCCCAGCCCATGGAAGTGCTGCACTTCATCCAGACCGGCGACCGCATCCGTATTCCACTCGTCCACGGGCGTCTCGGGCAGGCGATCTACAATTCACGGATCATCTTCGGGCGCGAGGCCGCCGAGATCCGGCTTCCCGACAGGTCGCACTACTTGGGCATGTTCGGCGTGCGCGAGTACGTCGCGAACACGCGTAGCGGCCAGTTCAACAGCCTCCTGACGCTCGATTTCCCCTATGTGCTGACGCAAAGTTTCGCGCCGCTGGTGAAGTCGGTCGCGGCCGAGCGCTTCCAGAAGAAGTACAAGCAGATGGTGTCCTCGGACGATGCCGGCGTGAGCCAGGCCGAGGAGCTGCTCGATGGCGTCGACGATCTCATGTCGAACCGCTTCGTCATGGGCGAGCATCACCTCTCGATCGCCGTGATCGACGATGATCGCAAGCGCCTGCTCGAGCGCCTTTCGATCGCGCGCGCCGCTGCCGCCGACACCGGCATGGTCATGGCGCGCGAGGACGTCGCGCTGGAAGCCGCGTTCTGGGCACAGCTTCCCGGCAACTTCAAGATGCGGGCGCGGCCCGCCGTGATCAACAGCCGCAATTTCGCGGCGATGAGCCCGTTTCATACCTTCCCGGCGGGTCGCAAGTCGGGGAACCATTGGGGCGAGGCGGTGACGCTTCTAAAGACGCGCGCCGGCTCGTCCTTCTGGTTCAACTTCCACCGCGCCGACATTGGCCACACGCTCATCATCGGCCCTACGGGCGGCGGCAAGACGGTGCTGCAGAACTTCCTGCTCGCCCAGCTCGAAAAGACCGGTGCCAAGCAGATCTTCTTCGACAAGGACCGCGGCGCGGAGATCTTCGTGCGCGCCTGCGGTGGCACTTACCTGGCGCTGCGCAACGGCGAGCCAACCGGCTTTGCCCCGCTCAAAGGGCTGGAGCCAACCCACGACAACATGGCCTTCCTGCGCCAGTTCATCCGTGTCCTGGTCCGCCGCGAAAACCAGCCCCTCACCGTCACGCAAGAGCGCACCATCGATGAGGGCCTCGATGCCGTGATGCGCCTGCCCGCGCTGCAACGTTCGATGAGCGCGCTTCGCGAAATGCTCGGCTACGCCGACGCCGAAGGCATTGGTGCGCGGCTCGAGCGCTGGTGCCAGGGCGGCGCGCTCGGATGGGCGTTCGATGGTCCGGCCGATGAAGTCTCGATGGCGGCCCGCTTCGTCGGCTTCGACATGACGGACTTCCTCGAAAACCCGGAAATCCGCACGCCCATGATGCTCTACCTCTTCCACCGCGTGGATGAGTTGCTCAACGGCCAGCGGGTCGTCGTCGATATCGACGAGTTCTGGAAGGCGTTGCAGGACGATGCCTTCAAATCATTCGCACAGGACGGCCTCAAGACCTTCCGCAAGCGCAACGCCTTCATGGTCTTCGGCACGCAGTCGCCCGCCGACGCGCTGCGCTCCTCGATCGCGCATTCCATCATCGAGCAGACCGCAACCAAGATCCTCCTGCCAAACTCGGATGCCAAGCGTTCGGACTACTGTGAGGGCCTTGGCCTTACCGAAGCGGAATTTCGGCTGATCAAGGAAGACCTGACACCCGAAAGCCGGTGCTTCCTCATCAAGCAGGGACACACCTCGATCGTAGCCAAGCTCGATCTGAACGGGATGCTCGACGAACTCTCGGTTCTCTCCGGCCGTGCAGAAACGCTAGAGGTCATGGAGGCCGCCATTGCCCAGGCGGGCACCAATCCGGCGGCATGGCTGCCGCTCTTCTACGCCAACGAAAGGAGAAGCTGA
- a CDS encoding UPF0149 family protein: protein MDLPSYRHWQAQAPDTRPDIHLADGFLAGAVVSLEPMPDSHWVDAIMGPISAQATSRDLIETRARKELRARLVQTRANMASPDPRYAPILAVTADGEFDLTAWSSGFYEAIADDLDMWQYLLAGQREGGLLALLGSHTVGKMGEAARRYIASHPEAQTLSEVARSSWEVLSRLLCMMYEKRSQIVQGETLATGQSAAYRAGS, encoded by the coding sequence ATGGATCTCCCAAGCTACCGCCACTGGCAGGCACAAGCCCCTGATACACGCCCCGACATCCATCTGGCCGATGGATTTCTGGCCGGTGCAGTGGTCTCGCTCGAGCCCATGCCCGATAGTCACTGGGTAGATGCGATAATGGGCCCTATTTCGGCACAGGCCACTTCACGCGATCTGATCGAAACACGGGCACGCAAAGAGCTTCGGGCCCGCCTTGTCCAAACCCGCGCCAACATGGCCTCACCCGATCCGCGCTATGCGCCGATCCTTGCCGTGACGGCCGATGGTGAATTTGACCTTACCGCCTGGAGCAGTGGCTTTTACGAAGCGATCGCGGACGATCTCGACATGTGGCAGTATCTGCTGGCCGGGCAGCGCGAAGGTGGCCTTCTCGCTCTTCTTGGCAGCCATACAGTAGGAAAGATGGGCGAGGCCGCACGCCGCTACATCGCCAGTCACCCGGAGGCGCAGACCCTTTCCGAAGTCGCGAGGAGCTCCTGGGAAGTGCTCTCGCGCTTGCTTTGCATGATGTACGAAAAGCGCAGCCAGATTGTCCAAGGCGAAACGCTGGCCACGGGACAGTCCGCAGCCTATCGCGCTGGCAGCTAA
- a CDS encoding helix-turn-helix domain-containing protein has translation MNVLCRLGDAHADNASEVLDSLTDKQVEVLDQLCLHKTSKEIANELGISRHTVDQRVSSVRTKWNLPTRQEVVRLYRELLEAAENRNDSIYEPLIYEPSQVGIDASADDPERKNRTTSMVEDLAPAALVAPGISQGASSGMTLVDRLDLHFGPSGRFVAVIGLAFVMALTLALVLVIADALERLL, from the coding sequence ATGAACGTACTATGCCGCCTTGGGGACGCACACGCGGACAACGCCAGTGAAGTGCTGGATAGCCTGACCGACAAGCAGGTCGAGGTGCTCGATCAGTTGTGCCTGCACAAGACCAGCAAGGAAATCGCCAACGAACTGGGCATTTCACGGCACACTGTAGACCAGCGCGTCTCAAGCGTTCGCACAAAATGGAACCTTCCGACCCGCCAGGAAGTCGTGCGCCTCTACCGGGAATTGCTGGAAGCCGCAGAAAACCGCAACGATTCCATATACGAACCATTGATATATGAACCGTCGCAGGTTGGCATTGATGCTTCAGCCGATGATCCTGAGCGCAAGAACCGGACAACCTCCATGGTTGAGGATCTTGCGCCTGCCGCGTTGGTCGCGCCTGGAATTTCTCAGGGCGCCTCCAGCGGTATGACGCTCGTCGATCGCCTCGACCTACACTTTGGCCCGTCCGGTCGTTTCGTGGCCGTCATTGGACTTGCGTTCGTGATGGCTCTCACGCTGGCTCTGGTCCTGGTGATTGCTGATGCTCTGGAGAGACTGCTGTAA
- a CDS encoding helix-turn-helix domain-containing protein: MAQYLQVDEAASELATHLAANVKERRAALKMTQVELSIRSGVATSHLSFIERAKANPTLEVVEQLAKGLGCSAIDLLTVQSAP, encoded by the coding sequence ATGGCGCAATATCTGCAAGTGGACGAGGCAGCTTCGGAATTGGCGACCCACCTTGCCGCGAACGTCAAAGAACGGCGTGCCGCGCTGAAAATGACCCAGGTAGAGCTTTCCATCCGTTCCGGTGTCGCCACCTCGCATCTGTCCTTCATCGAACGGGCAAAGGCCAATCCCACGCTCGAAGTCGTCGAACAACTTGCCAAGGGCCTCGGTTGCTCTGCGATTGACCTTCTGACGGTGCAGTCAGCTCCCTGA
- a CDS encoding type IV secretion system protein, producing MVLFTTMYGYVESAITSAVSSFGSGLVSFVAAPLGVAATIYFLLLGFAVLRGAIQAPLRELVFQAGKVGFAIAVASSVGYTAFVVNIVTDLPSEIIAAGSGTAVTNPGTTFDTYVSDTNKLAARLENANQAIQNLPSQGMTDFRTPLIQLKAAICTYGCIAVLYVFGFLSAAVGFCVVIFAKLSVAICVALAPLALGCLLFNSSRFVFDGWLKQTLNFVLLMVVMAIMTKFITGLQEASMDGIMAVVGDGTAAFIVDQGTAADLNIGAMMAATVACCAIYIVGTIFFFQSPAIAAGIAGGASSGGHGFLQTGMNILANRMMFRRLANARTPAPASRAGGTATRT from the coding sequence ATGGTCCTCTTCACGACCATGTACGGCTATGTCGAAAGCGCCATCACCTCGGCGGTTTCCAGCTTCGGGTCTGGACTTGTCAGCTTCGTGGCCGCGCCGCTTGGCGTGGCCGCGACCATATACTTCCTGTTGCTGGGCTTTGCGGTACTACGCGGGGCCATCCAGGCCCCGCTTCGCGAACTGGTGTTCCAGGCCGGGAAGGTCGGGTTCGCGATCGCGGTTGCCAGCTCAGTCGGGTACACCGCCTTCGTCGTAAACATCGTCACCGACCTGCCTTCGGAAATCATCGCAGCGGGATCGGGGACCGCAGTCACCAACCCGGGCACGACGTTCGACACCTATGTCTCGGACACCAACAAGCTCGCGGCGCGCCTCGAAAACGCCAATCAGGCAATCCAGAACTTGCCGTCTCAAGGAATGACGGACTTTCGCACGCCCCTGATCCAGCTCAAGGCCGCGATCTGCACCTATGGCTGCATCGCCGTGCTCTATGTCTTCGGCTTCCTCTCAGCAGCGGTCGGATTCTGCGTCGTCATCTTCGCCAAGCTTTCCGTCGCGATCTGCGTGGCCCTTGCCCCGCTGGCGCTGGGATGCCTGCTCTTCAATTCCTCGCGCTTCGTGTTCGATGGCTGGCTCAAGCAGACCCTGAACTTCGTCCTGCTCATGGTCGTCATGGCGATCATGACCAAGTTCATCACCGGCCTTCAGGAAGCGTCGATGGATGGCATCATGGCCGTTGTCGGGGATGGCACAGCCGCCTTCATCGTCGATCAGGGCACGGCCGCCGACCTCAACATTGGGGCGATGATGGCCGCCACTGTCGCGTGCTGCGCCATCTACATCGTTGGCACCATCTTCTTCTTCCAGTCCCCTGCGATCGCAGCGGGCATCGCGGGCGGGGCATCTTCTGGCGGCCATGGCTTCCTGCAAACCGGCATGAACATCCTCGCCAACCGCATGATGTTCCGCCGTCTCGCCAATGCCCGCACGCCCGCGCCAGCCAGTCGCGCAGGCGGCACCGCCACAAGAACATGA
- a CDS encoding helix-turn-helix domain-containing protein: MLHTLSSGLKNVPAGAVAELRAIGVRDDDIRAAFEFQEQQRRAGARVLPLRVICGVEAPTREARSSFSATASQLVGTKPRTRVQRGGTHITRRPVWAGSVRTGDAAEADFVRAIDTDQRKRLSRACYLAFDRGRELAAQKRQGRELTAKEEQLTLFTRSCRDMMLKILDDLHYRKGWCNPSYETLMRWTGLARRAVHYCINRLKGLGLLEWIRRYDYSSDSEFGARSEQTSNLYRCQLPDWLAKMVGLFAPVPADEEQRRAEALEQNADMLASVGAVERRHMMPEDKGLRAALILAGERAAQRRSAEANTRECNHCTPPHTSFNILKGTRRSCPSRATRKP; encoded by the coding sequence ATGCTGCATACCCTAAGCTCTGGACTGAAAAATGTGCCTGCTGGTGCGGTTGCGGAGCTGCGTGCCATTGGCGTGCGTGACGACGACATTCGTGCTGCCTTCGAGTTCCAGGAACAGCAAAGACGCGCTGGCGCACGAGTTCTTCCCTTGCGCGTCATCTGCGGCGTTGAAGCGCCGACGCGCGAGGCTCGCTCAAGTTTCAGTGCAACCGCATCGCAGCTTGTCGGCACCAAGCCCAGGACGCGGGTGCAACGGGGTGGAACCCACATCACCCGCCGCCCGGTTTGGGCTGGAAGTGTCCGCACCGGCGATGCCGCCGAAGCTGACTTCGTGCGCGCGATCGACACCGATCAGCGCAAGCGGCTTTCGCGCGCTTGCTATCTTGCCTTCGATCGGGGGCGCGAGTTGGCTGCACAGAAACGGCAGGGGCGCGAGCTGACCGCCAAGGAAGAGCAACTTACGCTCTTCACCCGTTCCTGCCGTGACATGATGCTCAAGATCCTCGACGATCTGCACTACCGCAAAGGGTGGTGCAACCCGTCCTATGAAACGCTCATGCGCTGGACCGGCCTTGCTCGTCGCGCGGTCCACTATTGCATCAATCGGCTCAAGGGCCTGGGCTTGCTCGAATGGATCAGGCGCTACGACTATTCCTCCGACAGCGAATTTGGTGCGCGTTCAGAGCAGACCTCGAACCTCTATCGCTGTCAGCTACCCGACTGGCTGGCGAAGATGGTCGGCCTCTTTGCGCCTGTCCCTGCCGACGAGGAGCAGCGTCGGGCCGAGGCGCTCGAACAGAACGCTGACATGCTGGCGAGCGTTGGTGCCGTCGAGCGCCGCCACATGATGCCAGAGGACAAAGGCTTGCGTGCAGCCCTCATTCTCGCCGGAGAACGTGCAGCTCAGCGTCGGTCGGCCGAAGCGAACACCCGTGAGTGCAATCACTGCACTCCTCCTCATACTAGTTTTAATATCTTAAAAGGAACCAGAAGGAGTTGCCCTAGTCGGGCAACGCGTAAGCCCTGA
- a CDS encoding helix-turn-helix domain-containing protein, which produces MSVYRTLYVRTLAAVQQRKLAVRDIACASALPEARIVSILEGEARDITLTELAGLCTALGMPPAALLRSA; this is translated from the coding sequence ATGTCGGTCTATCGAACCCTTTATGTCCGCACGCTGGCAGCGGTCCAGCAGCGCAAGCTGGCGGTGCGCGATATTGCCTGTGCGAGTGCATTGCCCGAAGCGCGCATCGTGAGCATTCTTGAAGGCGAGGCCCGGGACATAACGCTAACCGAACTGGCGGGACTGTGCACCGCGCTCGGGATGCCTCCCGCCGCTCTTTTGCGGTCAGCCTGA
- a CDS encoding type IV secretion system protein VirB3, with protein sequence MDTEKIAEDKVFLALTRPSVFMGLPLEAILPIIMACMVLWGIVGNPFYPLALFGALYFPARMVVHYDFNAFRLWGLWLQTTFISKNRKFWGGGSYSPVRLKTGVKRRQFGND encoded by the coding sequence ATGGACACGGAAAAGATCGCCGAAGACAAGGTGTTCCTCGCCCTGACCCGGCCATCGGTGTTCATGGGACTGCCGCTCGAGGCAATCCTGCCGATCATCATGGCCTGCATGGTGCTGTGGGGGATCGTCGGAAACCCGTTCTATCCCCTCGCCCTCTTCGGCGCTCTCTACTTTCCGGCGCGCATGGTCGTGCATTACGACTTCAACGCGTTCCGGCTCTGGGGCCTGTGGTTGCAGACCACCTTCATTTCCAAAAATCGCAAGTTCTGGGGGGGCGGGAGCTACTCTCCCGTCCGCCTCAAGACCGGCGTGAAGCGCAGGCAGTTCGGCAATGACTAG
- a CDS encoding type IV secretion system protein: MRIKSNVLMGATPLALGLAAPPAAAQGIPVFDSSTYLQTISTVTNTAKIIDQGVQQIETAQNQLNSLQKLTNINSVASNLSNSSVRNIMPTTTMDAGTLFGGDLSKIGSLSSSASSIQSQYTLSGTTSADAAYSQALKDATGSAAATAAFGENTLAVSQTRMAGLQTLQAKLDTATDPKDVMDLQARIAAEQAQLQNDQLKMQALQMAQAGRANLSISAAEAATAASAANFYEANTLRN; encoded by the coding sequence ATGCGCATCAAGAGCAATGTGCTGATGGGGGCCACGCCGCTCGCGCTCGGTCTCGCCGCACCCCCTGCGGCGGCGCAGGGCATCCCGGTGTTCGATTCCTCGACCTACCTCCAAACGATCTCGACTGTCACCAACACCGCCAAGATCATCGACCAGGGCGTGCAGCAGATCGAGACCGCGCAAAATCAGCTCAACTCGCTGCAAAAGCTCACCAACATCAACTCGGTGGCCTCAAACCTGTCGAACAGCTCGGTGCGCAACATCATGCCCACCACGACGATGGACGCCGGCACGCTGTTTGGCGGTGATCTGTCCAAGATCGGCTCGCTCAGCTCATCCGCAAGCAGCATCCAGTCGCAGTACACGCTTTCGGGCACTACAAGCGCCGATGCCGCGTACAGCCAGGCGCTCAAGGACGCGACCGGCTCGGCCGCCGCGACGGCCGCCTTTGGCGAGAACACGCTGGCGGTGTCGCAAACCCGCATGGCGGGTCTCCAGACGCTGCAAGCCAAGCTCGACACAGCCACCGACCCCAAGGACGTGATGGACCTTCAGGCGCGCATCGCCGCCGAACAGGCCCAGCTCCAGAACGACCAGCTCAAAATGCAGGCGCTTCAGATGGCGCAGGCGGGGCGGGCCAACCTCTCGATCTCGGCGGCCGAGGCCGCGACGGCGGCCAGCGCCGCCAATTTCTACGAAGCCAACACCCTGAGGAACTGA
- a CDS encoding LPD7 domain-containing protein, whose amino-acid sequence MSEENSIAQAPRAAERDASQETVPQAAFSIPDDLAKRYEIRAIEGRSEAERRVGLFAPGNVQTPALEISNERIVANRDDRETVENLVKLAQHNGWEGISVDGSPEFRKAVWQAAERSGLEVNGYEPSFAEREAVERQRREEAERERKDAERLRKGDKAEKDGEAEKVVEAAEIAIDAASPNPAQNVTADLAKAGERTSTPEAGRDESSEDVTSLLKRKSALVEELHDVLRENPSLSNQTVSEFVLKQPSAQMRLGDAGVSDEVLAARNLMSESIIADAARNQGNLSKTVGEYLRDQDSEIGKLARSRGLEAPDGKAARDELVAEALQERNAFSEFLASKGRARAAERENEKLADLYLRGTQEQREAEPRLANALEAEAEMRRHLEAAFEGNDQRIEAVSQEGRQMISDVLRRGLDVSVREPTPVRQIEPIQTNQMER is encoded by the coding sequence ATGAGCGAAGAAAACAGCATCGCGCAGGCCCCTCGGGCCGCAGAACGGGACGCTTCTCAGGAAACTGTCCCCCAGGCAGCGTTCTCAATTCCCGACGATCTTGCCAAGCGGTACGAGATCCGCGCCATCGAGGGCCGCTCCGAAGCGGAACGCCGGGTCGGCCTGTTCGCACCGGGCAATGTCCAGACGCCCGCGCTCGAAATCTCGAACGAGCGGATCGTTGCCAACCGCGACGATCGCGAGACGGTCGAAAACCTCGTGAAGCTCGCGCAGCACAATGGCTGGGAAGGCATCTCGGTCGACGGCTCACCGGAATTTCGCAAGGCTGTATGGCAAGCTGCCGAGCGATCGGGGCTTGAAGTCAATGGCTACGAGCCATCGTTTGCCGAGCGCGAAGCCGTTGAGCGCCAACGCCGTGAGGAAGCCGAACGCGAGCGCAAGGACGCGGAGCGTCTGCGCAAAGGCGACAAGGCCGAGAAAGACGGGGAAGCGGAGAAGGTCGTCGAGGCGGCGGAGATCGCGATTGATGCGGCCAGCCCCAACCCGGCGCAGAACGTCACTGCCGATCTTGCCAAGGCTGGCGAGCGCACGTCGACGCCGGAGGCTGGCCGCGATGAAAGCTCCGAGGACGTCACCTCCCTGCTCAAGCGCAAGAGCGCGCTGGTCGAGGAGCTGCATGACGTTCTGCGCGAAAATCCATCGCTGTCGAACCAGACTGTTTCCGAGTTCGTCCTGAAGCAGCCCTCCGCGCAGATGCGCCTTGGCGATGCCGGGGTCAGCGACGAAGTCCTGGCCGCCCGCAATCTCATGTCTGAAAGCATCATTGCGGACGCGGCACGGAACCAGGGCAACCTTTCCAAGACCGTCGGGGAATACCTGCGCGATCAGGATAGCGAAATTGGTAAACTGGCGCGCAGCCGGGGTCTTGAAGCGCCCGATGGCAAGGCAGCGCGTGACGAGTTGGTGGCTGAAGCCCTTCAGGAGCGCAACGCCTTCTCCGAGTTCCTGGCGAGCAAGGGCAGGGCGCGGGCCGCAGAACGAGAAAACGAGAAGCTGGCCGACCTGTATCTGCGCGGCACCCAAGAGCAGCGCGAGGCCGAGCCACGGCTTGCCAACGCGCTCGAGGCAGAAGCCGAAATGCGCCGTCACCTCGAAGCCGCCTTCGAGGGCAATGACCAGCGTATCGAGGCGGTTTCCCAAGAGGGCCGCCAAATGATCTCGGACGTGCTGCGGCGCGGCCTTGATGTGTCGGTTCGTGAGCCGACGCCGGTTCGGCAGATCGAGCCGATCCAAACCAACCAGATGGAACGGTAA
- a CDS encoding TrbC/VirB2 family protein, whose amino-acid sequence MKFSRRPARRILSDRRARQIVGVAGLLASMAMSQAAFASTSIETGLDTIESWMITIASVVGVIAIMAVGYAKLTGRMDWGRAVTVLIGIGIIFSATTIVGWMGGSA is encoded by the coding sequence ATGAAGTTCTCTCGTCGTCCCGCGCGTCGCATCCTCTCGGATCGTCGCGCCCGCCAGATTGTCGGCGTTGCCGGCCTCCTCGCCTCCATGGCCATGTCCCAGGCCGCCTTCGCCTCCACCAGCATCGAAACCGGCCTCGACACCATCGAGAGCTGGATGATCACCATTGCCTCGGTGGTCGGCGTCATCGCCATCATGGCAGTGGGCTACGCCAAGCTCACCGGCCGCATGGATTGGGGCCGCGCGGTCACCGTCCTGATCGGGATCGGCATCATCTTCTCGGCCACGACGATCGTGGGCTGGATGGGTGGCAGCGCCTGA
- a CDS encoding recombinase family protein, with protein sequence MKKVMRLPKTVVFLAETGKLPSLAEQTSACVRDGDLVVSAPEVSFNELEKLLAKLGHPLVPGDTVKVHDLSCLAVSTTTVLRVMVRLLKAGVNIELCALGVTITPDRDSDLFLLVEAFDGHWRQIHGIKTNEKREAKAGRKPRLTIEQLPDIRKRLAEQGATHESVAKDLSVARSTLFGFLKAHKDVSG encoded by the coding sequence ATGAAGAAGGTGATGCGTTTGCCCAAGACTGTGGTGTTCCTGGCTGAGACTGGAAAATTGCCCTCGCTTGCCGAGCAAACGTCGGCTTGTGTGCGCGACGGCGATCTTGTTGTAAGTGCGCCGGAGGTCAGCTTCAACGAACTCGAGAAGCTGCTTGCAAAGCTCGGCCATCCGCTCGTGCCAGGAGACACGGTCAAGGTTCACGATCTTTCGTGTCTTGCAGTCAGCACCACGACGGTCCTGCGCGTGATGGTTCGGTTGCTCAAGGCGGGGGTGAACATTGAACTCTGCGCTCTGGGTGTGACGATCACCCCGGACCGGGACAGCGATCTGTTTCTGCTGGTGGAAGCCTTCGACGGCCACTGGCGGCAGATCCACGGCATCAAGACCAATGAAAAGCGCGAGGCGAAGGCCGGGCGCAAGCCGCGTCTGACAATCGAGCAGTTGCCCGACATCCGAAAGCGCCTGGCCGAGCAGGGGGCAACCCACGAAAGTGTTGCGAAAGACCTGAGTGTCGCTCGCTCCACGCTTTTCGGGTTTCTGAAAGCTCATAAGGACGTGTCAGGCTGA
- a CDS encoding lytic transglycosylase domain-containing protein: protein MIYTVAALTALAQQCAPGVATEALVPLLVAESEGNPLAINVNKGPRVNAANLADAVALVKRYVAAGHSVDIGLGQINSRNLARLGTTIEQTFDPCTNLGLASRVLQEGYAQASQHYSGLDAISVTYSLYNTGSMSRGFRNGYVKRVWAAAARVGAIETPPALPDLSSSPSILTSTPQEDSAIEAPEQWVFGQASTGIEVFQ, encoded by the coding sequence ATGATCTACACCGTCGCTGCCCTCACCGCGCTTGCGCAGCAATGCGCGCCCGGCGTTGCCACAGAAGCGCTCGTTCCCCTGCTCGTCGCGGAAAGCGAAGGCAATCCGCTCGCGATCAACGTCAACAAGGGACCGCGCGTGAACGCCGCGAACCTGGCCGACGCGGTCGCGCTGGTGAAGCGCTACGTGGCAGCCGGGCACTCAGTCGATATTGGACTTGGCCAGATCAACTCGAGGAACCTCGCGCGCCTCGGCACGACGATCGAGCAAACCTTCGATCCGTGCACCAACCTCGGTCTTGCCTCGCGCGTCCTGCAGGAAGGCTACGCGCAGGCCAGCCAGCACTACTCGGGGCTTGACGCGATCAGCGTTACTTATTCGCTCTACAACACCGGCTCGATGAGCCGGGGCTTTCGCAACGGCTACGTCAAGCGCGTCTGGGCCGCTGCTGCGCGCGTCGGTGCGATCGAAACGCCGCCCGCACTCCCCGACCTTTCCTCTTCCCCGTCCATCCTGACCTCCACGCCGCAGGAGGACAGCGCAATCGAAGCGCCGGAACAGTGGGTGTTCGGTCAGGCCAGCACCGGAATCGAGGTCTTCCAATGA